The following proteins are encoded in a genomic region of Dokdonia donghaensis DSW-1:
- a CDS encoding lipocalin family protein, protein MKYFKMSLLVIVLAVISSCSSTSVIRQSKKTLKGTWTLNDVSYDRVGTYNINLLNDASEDCMEGSTWRFIPNNNFGNYELSGASCDTEKRYFVWSIPNNEGDEMNYDILLKPTDAKMKSETNTGFRIAISYLSDNQLQMTQTVNVEGSPFKITMNFTKNAE, encoded by the coding sequence ATGAAATATTTTAAAATGTCATTGTTAGTTATAGTGCTAGCCGTGATTAGCAGTTGTAGTTCTACCTCTGTTATAAGACAATCAAAGAAAACGCTTAAAGGAACCTGGACACTTAACGACGTGAGTTATGACCGTGTAGGAACTTATAATATAAACCTCTTGAACGATGCTTCTGAGGATTGTATGGAAGGTAGTACTTGGAGGTTTATACCTAACAATAATTTTGGAAACTATGAGCTCTCGGGCGCAAGCTGCGATACCGAAAAAAGATACTTCGTATGGTCTATACCTAATAATGAAGGTGATGAGATGAATTATGATATTTTACTAAAGCCTACAGATGCAAAAATGAAATCTGAGACCAATACTGGTTTTAGAATAGCTATTTCTTACCTGTCTGATAACCAGTTGCAAATGACACAAACGGTAAATGTAGAGGGATCTCCTTTTAAAATCACAATGAATTTTACTAAGAACGCAGAGTAA
- a CDS encoding OmpA family protein, whose protein sequence is MKNILRNITVVALGAAMLTGFTSCEATKNANNKQKGAVIGATGGAILGAIIGNNAGKGGNGELGAVIGGVVGGGAGVLIGNKMDKQAQQIEQEIPGASVERVDDGIVVTFDENSGVYFDTAKYNINANSQTMLNKLSNIMKEYNQTNVIVAGHTDSVGSDASNLTLSQNRANAVTNYMIGTGLSAGRFTTVWYGEAQPAASNDTAEGRAQNRRVQLAIVPNEQMKEDAINQANGGN, encoded by the coding sequence ATGAAAAATATATTAAGAAATATAACGGTGGTAGCACTAGGTGCTGCAATGCTTACAGGTTTTACTAGCTGTGAAGCCACAAAAAATGCAAATAATAAACAAAAAGGTGCCGTAATAGGTGCTACTGGAGGTGCCATATTAGGAGCCATTATAGGTAACAATGCCGGTAAAGGTGGTAATGGAGAACTAGGTGCAGTGATAGGTGGTGTAGTAGGCGGCGGTGCTGGTGTTCTTATTGGAAATAAAATGGATAAGCAGGCACAACAGATAGAACAAGAAATACCAGGTGCGAGTGTAGAGCGTGTAGATGATGGTATCGTGGTAACATTTGATGAGAACTCTGGTGTGTACTTTGATACAGCCAAGTATAACATTAATGCAAATAGCCAGACTATGCTCAATAAACTGTCTAATATTATGAAAGAATACAACCAGACTAATGTTATTGTAGCAGGCCACACAGATAGTGTAGGATCTGATGCAAGTAACCTCACATTATCTCAAAACAGAGCAAACGCAGTAACAAATTATATGATAGGTACAGGGCTCTCTGCAGGGCGTTTTACAACCGTATGGTATGGAGAGGCCCAACCAGCAGCTAGTAATGATACAGCTGAGGGGAGAGCTCAAAATAGAAGAGTGCAACTTGCAATAGTGCCTAATGAGCAAATGAAAGAAGATGCAATAAATCAGGCTAACGGAGGTAATTAA
- a CDS encoding NAD(P)/FAD-dependent oxidoreductase — MRQDYDIIIVGGGLAGLTAALHLSQSAHSILLIEKNEYPRHKVCGEYVSNEVLPYLKRLGIDPIAHGAKEITKFAFSGLSAEALHIDLPLGGFGISRYALDYMMYNKLIENGVTVERASVLDITYCDEMFEVAITDKSYRTPHVIGAYGKRSTLDITLSRKFISTRSPWLGVKAHYQADFPEDQVALHNFKGGYCGLSKVETDAVNVCYLADVASFKKYKDLDTYRVEVLEKNKELKSFFAKAKPLFNKPLTISQISFQNKQTVENHILMIGDSAGLIHPLCGNGMAMAIHSAKIASECLLEYLLYPKSRAHLEQNYTKQWKAAFTTRMRNGAIIQRGLQSDTITKVGVRVLQQSPRLLTKIITSTHGKNLL; from the coding sequence GTGAGACAAGATTATGACATCATTATTGTAGGAGGTGGCCTTGCGGGACTAACCGCAGCTCTCCATTTATCCCAATCTGCTCACAGCATTCTTCTTATAGAAAAAAATGAGTACCCAAGACATAAAGTATGCGGTGAGTATGTCTCAAATGAGGTTTTACCGTATCTCAAACGTTTAGGTATAGATCCCATCGCTCACGGAGCAAAGGAAATTACAAAGTTTGCCTTCTCGGGCTTAAGTGCTGAGGCGCTTCATATAGATTTGCCACTAGGCGGTTTCGGTATAAGTAGGTATGCGCTAGATTATATGATGTACAATAAGCTTATTGAAAACGGCGTCACCGTTGAGAGAGCAAGCGTTTTAGACATCACGTATTGTGATGAGATGTTTGAAGTAGCCATCACAGATAAAAGCTATAGAACACCACACGTAATAGGAGCCTACGGAAAGCGGAGTACGCTAGATATTACGCTTTCGCGAAAATTTATTTCCACCCGTTCTCCTTGGCTCGGTGTGAAGGCACATTATCAAGCAGATTTTCCAGAAGATCAGGTTGCCTTACATAACTTTAAAGGCGGGTATTGCGGTCTATCTAAAGTAGAGACAGATGCTGTAAATGTTTGTTATCTGGCAGATGTTGCATCATTTAAAAAATATAAAGATTTAGATACCTATCGAGTTGAAGTATTAGAAAAGAATAAAGAGCTCAAGTCATTTTTCGCGAAAGCGAAACCCTTGTTTAATAAACCACTCACCATAAGTCAGATATCCTTTCAAAACAAGCAGACTGTGGAGAATCACATACTTATGATAGGTGATAGTGCAGGTCTTATACACCCGTTATGTGGTAATGGTATGGCGATGGCGATACATAGTGCTAAGATTGCTAGTGAGTGTTTATTAGAATATCTGTTATACCCAAAAAGTAGAGCGCACCTAGAGCAAAATTATACCAAGCAGTGGAAGGCTGCATTTACAACCAGAATGCGCAACGGTGCTATCATACAGCGAGGCTTGCAAAGCGATACTATCACTAAAGTAGGTGTGAGAGTTTTACAGCAATCACCTAGATTACTCACTAAGATTATAACATCTACTCACGGCAAAAACCTTTTGTAA
- a CDS encoding methyltransferase domain-containing protein, protein MNFDKRSNAPELMDDPELPEADLRLALKDLAVVNKYLGGNKITINALEDMITSQPDKKHWRVIDVGCGDGEVLRQIARHFENLDYKIDYKIDFIGLDINEKSIARAIKKSEGISHLTFSTQNILTLDAATAGCDIILCTLTMHHFTDQQICTFIKTFVQLASTGVIINDLQRSKIAYRLFQLFSGIFMKSKIAKYDGKVSIARAFKKEELETYSKQLALDSYFIQWKWAFRYLWVIKTI, encoded by the coding sequence ATGAATTTTGATAAACGTAGTAATGCTCCAGAATTAATGGATGACCCAGAGTTGCCAGAAGCAGACCTACGTCTTGCTCTCAAAGATCTAGCTGTGGTAAACAAATACTTAGGCGGTAACAAGATAACAATCAATGCACTTGAGGATATGATAACCTCACAACCCGATAAAAAACATTGGAGAGTGATAGATGTAGGTTGTGGAGATGGAGAGGTTTTAAGACAGATTGCAAGACATTTTGAAAACCTAGATTATAAGATAGATTATAAGATAGATTTTATAGGGCTTGATATAAATGAGAAGAGCATTGCCAGAGCAATAAAGAAGTCAGAAGGTATCTCACATCTCACGTTTAGCACTCAAAATATACTTACGCTAGACGCTGCTACAGCAGGGTGCGATATTATATTATGCACCTTGACAATGCACCACTTTACAGACCAGCAAATCTGTACCTTTATTAAAACCTTTGTGCAGCTTGCAAGTACAGGAGTGATTATAAATGATTTGCAGCGCAGTAAGATTGCATATCGTTTGTTTCAGCTTTTTAGCGGTATATTTATGAAAAGTAAGATTGCTAAGTATGATGGTAAGGTGAGTATAGCTAGAGCCTTTAAAAAAGAAGAATTAGAAACCTATTCAAAACAACTCGCACTAGATAGTTATTTCATACAGTGGAAATGGGCATTTAGATACTTGTGGGTTATAAAAACAATATGA
- a CDS encoding type III polyketide synthase, whose amino-acid sequence MSVKITTVAKQLPQYSRTTEEILPFLDIWLDEQEDRFKRKVKKIFGNAAVDKRYSIMAPEEVFTATSFQEKNDIYTREVVKLGEQVLSKALDKAAWEGQSLDFIITVSCTGIMIPSLDAYLINALNLRQDIVRLPVTEMGCAAGVSGTVYANEFLKANPGKRAAVIAIESPTATFQHDDYSMVNVVSAAIFGDGAACVLLSSREEDKGPEIVDTAMYHFYNAQEMMGFKLVNTGLQMILDQQVPQQIADKFPDIIHPFLAQNGFSIEDVNHLIFHPGGRKIVETVEDLFGKLGKNIDDTKEVLKLYGNMSSATVLYVLERFLDRQCAPGDLGIMLSFGPGFSAQRVLLKW is encoded by the coding sequence ATGAGCGTAAAAATAACAACGGTAGCAAAGCAGTTGCCACAGTACTCACGCACCACAGAGGAAATCTTGCCTTTTTTAGACATATGGTTAGACGAGCAGGAAGATCGCTTTAAGAGAAAGGTAAAAAAGATTTTTGGCAATGCCGCTGTAGACAAACGCTACAGTATAATGGCACCAGAGGAGGTATTTACTGCTACTAGTTTTCAAGAAAAAAACGATATCTACACGCGAGAGGTTGTAAAGCTAGGAGAGCAAGTGCTCTCAAAAGCACTTGATAAAGCTGCGTGGGAAGGGCAATCGCTAGATTTTATAATAACAGTGAGCTGTACAGGTATTATGATACCGTCACTAGATGCCTATTTAATAAATGCTTTAAATTTAAGACAAGACATTGTACGACTTCCAGTAACAGAGATGGGATGTGCAGCTGGTGTAAGTGGTACCGTTTATGCAAATGAGTTTCTCAAGGCAAATCCTGGCAAGAGAGCGGCGGTGATTGCTATAGAGAGTCCTACGGCTACCTTTCAGCACGATGATTACTCTATGGTAAACGTGGTGAGTGCGGCAATTTTTGGTGATGGAGCTGCCTGTGTTTTATTATCGAGTAGAGAAGAAGATAAGGGACCAGAGATAGTAGATACCGCAATGTATCACTTTTACAATGCACAAGAGATGATGGGTTTTAAGCTGGTAAATACAGGTTTACAAATGATATTAGATCAGCAAGTACCACAACAAATAGCAGATAAGTTTCCAGATATTATACATCCGTTTCTCGCACAAAATGGATTTAGTATAGAAGATGTAAACCACCTTATATTTCATCCAGGAGGCCGTAAAATTGTAGAGACGGTAGAAGACCTTTTTGGTAAACTAGGTAAAAATATAGATGATACAAAAGAAGTTCTAAAGTTGTATGGTAATATGAGTAGTGCCACTGTTTTGTACGTTTTAGAACGTTTTCTAGACCGACAGTGTGCTCCGGGGGATCTAGGAATAATGTTGAGTTTTGGTCCAGGCTTTTCGGCACAACGCGTACTTTTAAAATGGTAA
- a CDS encoding SDR family oxidoreductase: MSQSYKNKYAVILGGSAGLGLATAKKLAHEGMNIIIIHRSRRSVVAAFENAVREMEISSCEIISYNTDALNPKKRQETVDDILAKLGKGVIKLIVHSIARGNLKPLYDTEGGNTLSNEDFKGTLDAMAVSYYDWVSAFAKAELFTPSARAIAFTSEGSSRAWPQYAAVAAAKAALESISRGIALEFAPLGITSNCIQAGVTDTESLRLIPGSDKMKEMAVKRNPYQRLTLPNDVANAVYLLTRDEASWINGTTIPVDGGEHIR; this comes from the coding sequence ATGAGTCAAAGCTATAAAAATAAATATGCTGTTATACTGGGTGGAAGTGCTGGATTAGGCCTTGCCACGGCAAAGAAGCTAGCCCACGAGGGTATGAATATTATTATCATACACAGGTCAAGACGTAGTGTGGTCGCAGCTTTTGAAAATGCTGTGCGGGAGATGGAGATCTCTAGCTGTGAGATTATATCTTATAACACAGACGCACTTAACCCTAAGAAAAGGCAAGAGACTGTAGATGATATTTTAGCAAAACTTGGTAAAGGTGTCATTAAATTAATCGTACATAGTATTGCACGCGGTAACCTAAAACCGTTGTATGATACAGAAGGCGGGAATACACTTTCTAATGAAGATTTCAAGGGCACGCTGGATGCAATGGCAGTGAGTTATTATGATTGGGTTTCCGCTTTCGCGAAAGCGGAATTATTTACCCCATCTGCAAGAGCCATTGCGTTTACGAGTGAGGGTAGTAGTCGTGCGTGGCCACAATATGCAGCAGTTGCGGCGGCAAAAGCTGCCCTAGAGAGTATCTCTCGCGGAATTGCCCTTGAGTTTGCACCGCTGGGTATAACGTCTAACTGCATACAAGCCGGCGTTACAGATACCGAAAGTTTACGCCTCATACCGGGTAGTGATAAAATGAAAGAAATGGCGGTTAAGAGAAATCCATACCAACGACTTACACTTCCTAATGATGTGGCAAATGCAGTGTATCTTTTAACAAGAGACGAAGCCTCGTGGATTAACGGTACTACAATACCAGTAGATGGTGGTGAACACATAAGATAA
- a CDS encoding 3-hydroxyacyl-ACP dehydratase FabZ family protein has product MSGEEIIAALPYGEPFLFVDTIDMVTKEEIHGSYTFKPEAFFYKGHFKDLPVTPGVILTECMAQIGLVSLGIFKMQDKDLSQLQVAFTNAQTEFLKPVLPGERVIVKAVQKYFRFNKLNCAVKLYNEGGDICAQGELAGIFNTKDEA; this is encoded by the coding sequence ATGAGCGGAGAAGAAATCATTGCAGCACTACCATATGGCGAGCCATTTTTATTTGTAGATACTATAGATATGGTGACAAAAGAGGAGATACACGGTAGTTATACCTTTAAACCTGAGGCTTTTTTTTACAAAGGCCATTTTAAAGATTTACCTGTTACTCCTGGAGTTATTCTTACAGAGTGTATGGCACAAATAGGTCTTGTAAGCTTAGGTATTTTTAAAATGCAAGATAAGGACCTGTCTCAATTACAAGTAGCGTTTACAAATGCACAAACAGAGTTTTTAAAACCTGTATTACCAGGAGAGCGAGTAATAGTAAAAGCTGTACAAAAATATTTTAGATTTAATAAATTAAATTGTGCCGTAAAGCTATATAATGAAGGAGGTGATATTTGTGCGCAAGGTGAGCTAGCAGGAATTTTTAACACAAAAGATGAAGCATAG
- a CDS encoding beta-ketoacyl-[acyl-carrier-protein] synthase family protein, with protein sequence MKHRVVITGMGVCAPNGIGLAQFSDAIFSGKSGVTFHQQLADLNFGCQIAGQPDVTPELLKEYFTPLQLRDLQSSGIEYGMIAGVDAWKDAGLNIIAKDAVDYDSGIIFGVSLLGAEKFRSAIYQTDEGKVRRLGSTTVIQTMASGISAYLGGYIGCGNQVTTNSSACTTGLESVLMGYERVRNGDAVRMLVGSCNDSGPYIWGGFDAMRVLTKKYNENPTAGSRPMQEDANGFVPGSGAGALVLESLDSALARGARIYAEVLGGAVNSGGQRMGGTMTAPNSEAVQHCIRTAVRNSDINSRDIDTINGHLTSTGMCPTEIKNWSEALELRGKDFPYINSLKSMTGHCLAAAGSIETVATILELKDNKVFGNINTGNLHPDIKGIIDDSCVPSHTVNKTISIAAKASFGFGDVNCCMIFKKITA encoded by the coding sequence ATGAAGCATAGAGTAGTGATTACAGGTATGGGTGTTTGTGCTCCTAACGGAATAGGATTAGCACAATTCTCTGATGCTATATTTTCGGGTAAAAGTGGTGTTACTTTTCATCAACAGCTAGCTGATTTGAATTTTGGCTGTCAGATTGCGGGACAGCCTGATGTTACTCCTGAGCTTTTAAAAGAATACTTCACACCCTTACAGTTACGTGATTTACAAAGTTCGGGTATTGAGTATGGTATGATAGCAGGTGTAGACGCTTGGAAAGATGCTGGTCTCAATATTATTGCTAAGGATGCTGTAGACTATGATAGTGGGATAATTTTTGGCGTTTCGCTACTGGGTGCAGAAAAATTTAGAAGCGCTATTTACCAAACTGATGAGGGTAAAGTGCGCCGATTAGGAAGCACTACAGTTATCCAAACAATGGCAAGCGGGATAAGCGCCTACTTAGGCGGTTACATAGGTTGTGGTAATCAAGTTACAACAAATAGTAGTGCCTGTACTACAGGTCTTGAGAGTGTCTTAATGGGATATGAGCGCGTGCGCAATGGTGATGCGGTGCGTATGCTAGTAGGGAGCTGTAATGACAGTGGTCCTTACATATGGGGAGGTTTTGATGCTATGCGTGTACTTACTAAAAAATATAATGAGAACCCTACGGCTGGCAGTAGGCCTATGCAAGAAGATGCAAATGGTTTTGTACCGGGCAGTGGGGCAGGAGCACTTGTACTAGAATCTTTAGATAGTGCACTGGCAAGGGGGGCTCGCATTTATGCAGAAGTTTTAGGAGGAGCTGTAAATAGTGGAGGACAGCGTATGGGAGGCACAATGACAGCACCTAACAGTGAGGCGGTGCAGCACTGTATACGTACTGCTGTAAGAAATAGTGATATTAATAGTCGAGATATAGATACCATAAATGGTCACCTTACATCTACAGGAATGTGCCCTACAGAGATAAAAAATTGGAGTGAAGCGTTAGAGTTAAGGGGTAAAGATTTTCCTTATATTAATTCTCTCAAGAGTATGACTGGTCATTGCCTTGCTGCCGCTGGTAGCATTGAGACTGTGGCAACCATATTAGAACTTAAAGATAATAAGGTCTTTGGCAATATAAATACAGGTAATTTACATCCAGATATAAAGGGTATAATAGATGATAGCTGTGTGCCTAGTCATACCGTAAATAAAACAATTTCTATAGCGGCTAAGGCTAGTTTTGGCTTTGGAGATGTAAATTGCTGTATGATATTTAAAAAAATTACAGCTTAA
- a CDS encoding acyl carrier protein, which produces MNIKHYDELKNIIKIYLPEDVSVDDIKPTSHLTQELNINSANLVDIVLDVEDHFDITIEDDEIEKMETVKSAIEIIEAKVL; this is translated from the coding sequence ATGAACATAAAGCATTACGACGAGTTAAAAAACATTATTAAAATCTATCTTCCAGAAGATGTATCTGTAGATGATATTAAACCTACTAGTCATCTTACTCAAGAGCTTAATATAAATTCTGCAAATCTGGTAGACATCGTATTAGACGTAGAAGATCATTTTGATATTACCATAGAGGATGATGAGATAGAAAAGATGGAAACTGTAAAATCTGCTATAGAAATTATAGAAGCAAAGGTTTTATAA
- a CDS encoding helix-turn-helix domain-containing protein, with protein MKSSLIALLLFLSIPLVAFSNPTIDPDENATQETQEGLYIDTASALEREAILYTKNGQEDKAVASLEAYIVKTGDFSILENSAYEVLKRNNGFIELKDKYLVKFSMGTFFYLYVGLIGIFIALILNARKKQDKMANGLISLFVFMHSFFLIHVALYLSNYVYYEPHTLSMSAPFSFLYGPVLYFYFKRITKNYEFKKTDALHLIPTVIFLILLIPVFAMSAEGKLEIMLGEGSYSTLPYLVPATICKVISLVVYGFFTIKLYLNNKQAANVEIKQLRLRRNIVIVHSVYAVFYALYAFILIQYSFGSDLLHIQLLAMTGLVLYVGYVAYSNPQALIGTTVVKVKKAVNKYQNSGLTPSFSNELKEQLVKLLEEDKLYRQSTLKLEYVAERLGTTRHNASQVINEHFGLNFFELINKYRVEEAMERLKNNPENLNIIDIAYEVGYNNKVTFNKSFKRFCDLTPTQFLKLENVS; from the coding sequence ATGAAATCATCACTCATTGCATTATTACTTTTTCTAAGTATCCCGCTAGTCGCTTTTTCAAATCCTACGATAGACCCAGACGAAAATGCTACACAAGAAACTCAAGAAGGACTTTATATTGATACAGCAAGTGCGCTAGAGCGTGAGGCCATTTTGTATACCAAAAATGGGCAAGAAGATAAGGCGGTAGCATCTCTCGAAGCCTATATTGTAAAAACTGGTGATTTTTCTATTTTAGAAAATAGCGCATATGAAGTTCTAAAACGAAACAACGGCTTTATTGAATTAAAGGATAAGTACTTAGTTAAGTTTAGTATGGGTACTTTTTTCTATTTGTATGTAGGGTTGATAGGTATATTTATTGCCCTTATTCTAAATGCGAGAAAAAAGCAAGATAAAATGGCAAATGGTCTCATAAGTCTATTTGTCTTTATGCACTCTTTTTTCTTAATACACGTAGCACTTTATTTATCTAATTATGTGTATTATGAGCCGCACACATTATCGATGTCTGCGCCGTTTTCATTTTTGTATGGTCCTGTACTTTATTTTTACTTTAAGCGAATTACAAAAAATTATGAGTTTAAAAAGACAGATGCGCTGCATTTAATACCTACGGTTATATTTTTAATACTGCTTATTCCAGTCTTTGCAATGTCTGCCGAGGGAAAATTAGAGATTATGCTTGGTGAAGGCTCTTACTCTACATTACCATACTTAGTTCCAGCTACTATATGTAAAGTAATATCTCTTGTAGTCTACGGATTTTTTACTATCAAACTCTATCTCAATAATAAGCAAGCAGCAAACGTTGAGATAAAGCAATTGCGTTTACGTCGTAACATAGTTATTGTGCATAGCGTGTATGCAGTGTTTTATGCCCTTTATGCATTTATATTAATACAGTATAGTTTTGGAAGTGATTTGTTGCATATTCAACTCTTAGCGATGACAGGCCTTGTATTATATGTTGGGTATGTGGCTTACTCAAATCCACAGGCGCTTATAGGGACTACGGTTGTTAAAGTAAAAAAGGCGGTAAACAAATATCAAAACTCTGGTCTCACACCGAGTTTCTCAAATGAACTCAAAGAGCAACTTGTCAAGCTGCTAGAAGAAGATAAACTGTATAGACAAAGTACTCTCAAACTTGAGTATGTTGCAGAGCGACTAGGTACAACACGTCACAATGCTTCACAGGTAATAAATGAGCATTTTGGCCTTAACTTCTTTGAACTTATAAATAAATATAGAGTAGAAGAGGCTATGGAACGTTTAAAAAACAACCCAGAAAACCTTAATATCATAGACATAGCCTATGAGGTAGGCTATAATAACAAAGTGACTTTTAATAAGTCATTTAAAAGATTTTGTGATCTCACACCTACACAGTTTCTCAAACTTGAAAATGTGAGCTGA
- a CDS encoding DNA topoisomerase IV subunit B yields the protein MAQETQYNEDNIRSLDWKEHIRMRPGMYIGKLGDGSSADDGIYILVKEVLDNCIDEFVMGAGKTIEISIQGEKVIVRDYGRGIPLGKVVDVVSKMNTGGKYDSRAFKKSVGLNGVGTKAVNALSNYFRVESTRDGKSASAEFERGELTNQDLLDETSRRRGTKVSFVPDSEIFKNFKFRSEYVERLIKNYVYLNPGLTIVFNGEKFFSENGLKDLLSESIAEGDRLYDIIHLKGEDIEVAITHSKTQYSEEYHSFVNGQHTTQGGTHQAAFRESIVRTIREFYGKNYEASDIRKSIVSAISIKVIEPVFESQTKTKLGSTDMGGDLPTVRTYINDFLKTALDNFLHKNPPVADALQRKILQAERERKDLSGIRKLAKERAKKASLHNKKLRDCRIHLTDSKKARNLETTLFITEGDSASGSITKSRDVNTQAVFSLKGKPLNSYGLSKKIVYENEEFNLLQAALNIEESIEDLRYNNIVIATDADVDGMHIRLLLITFFLQFFPEVIKEGHLYILETPLFRVRNKKETIYCYSDQEKADAMAKLGAKPEITRFKGLGEISPDEFQFFIGEDIRLAPVMLDKALMIEDLLSFYMGKNTPDRQKFIIENLKVELDRVVEE from the coding sequence ATGGCTCAAGAAACACAATACAACGAAGATAATATACGCTCCCTCGACTGGAAGGAGCATATCCGTATGCGTCCCGGGATGTATATAGGTAAACTAGGCGACGGCTCAAGTGCAGATGACGGTATCTATATCCTTGTAAAAGAGGTCCTTGATAACTGTATAGATGAATTTGTAATGGGTGCGGGTAAGACCATTGAGATTTCTATACAAGGCGAAAAAGTAATCGTACGCGATTACGGCCGTGGGATTCCGCTAGGAAAAGTGGTTGATGTTGTTTCAAAAATGAACACGGGTGGTAAGTATGACTCGCGTGCATTTAAGAAATCTGTAGGACTCAACGGTGTAGGTACAAAGGCGGTAAATGCACTTTCTAATTATTTTAGAGTAGAGTCTACCAGAGATGGTAAGTCTGCAAGTGCAGAGTTTGAGCGTGGAGAGCTTACAAATCAAGACTTGCTAGATGAGACTTCGCGTAGGCGCGGGACTAAGGTTTCGTTTGTACCAGATAGTGAGATATTCAAGAACTTTAAGTTTCGCTCTGAGTATGTAGAGCGCCTTATAAAGAACTATGTATACCTTAATCCGGGTCTGACTATTGTTTTTAATGGTGAGAAGTTCTTTTCTGAAAATGGATTAAAAGATTTACTATCTGAGTCTATAGCAGAGGGGGATAGACTTTATGATATTATCCATCTTAAAGGTGAAGATATTGAGGTTGCTATTACACATAGTAAAACGCAGTACTCAGAAGAGTATCACTCTTTTGTAAACGGTCAGCATACCACTCAAGGAGGTACACACCAAGCGGCATTTAGAGAGAGTATTGTACGTACTATACGAGAGTTTTATGGTAAGAATTATGAGGCTTCAGATATTAGAAAGTCTATAGTATCAGCTATAAGTATCAAGGTAATTGAGCCTGTTTTTGAGTCACAGACAAAGACTAAACTAGGTTCTACAGATATGGGAGGAGACTTACCTACGGTAAGAACCTACATAAATGATTTCTTAAAAACGGCCCTAGATAACTTCTTACACAAAAATCCGCCAGTGGCAGATGCTTTGCAGCGCAAGATTTTACAGGCAGAGCGTGAGCGTAAAGATCTCTCTGGTATAAGAAAACTTGCAAAGGAGAGAGCAAAAAAAGCGAGTTTACACAATAAGAAATTAAGAGATTGCCGTATACACCTTACAGATAGTAAAAAAGCGCGCAACCTAGAGACTACACTGTTTATCACAGAGGGAGACTCTGCATCTGGATCTATAACAAAGTCACGAGATGTAAACACACAAGCGGTTTTTAGTCTTAAAGGGAAACCTCTTAATAGTTACGGTCTTTCTAAAAAGATTGTGTACGAAAACGAAGAGTTTAACCTATTGCAAGCGGCACTCAATATAGAAGAATCTATAGAAGATTTACGCTATAATAACATTGTAATCGCAACCGATGCCGATGTAGATGGTATGCACATACGCCTGTTGCTTATTACGTTTTTTCTTCAGTTTTTTCCAGAAGTTATTAAAGAGGGACACCTGTATATACTAGAGACGCCACTTTTTAGAGTGCGTAACAAGAAGGAAACTATATACTGCTACAGTGATCAAGAAAAGGCAGATGCGATGGCAAAGCTAGGTGCAAAGCCAGAGATTACCCGATTCAAGGGACTTGGTGAGATATCGCCAGACGAGTTTCAGTTTTTTATAGGAGAAGATATCAGGCTAGCACCAGTGATGCTCGACAAAGCACTTATGATAGAAGATCTTCTCTCTTTCTATATGGGTAAAAACACCCCAGATAGACAGAAGTTTATTATTGAAAATCTAAAGGTAGAACTAGATAGAGTAGTAGAGGAGTAA